Proteins co-encoded in one Candidatus Nomurabacteria bacterium genomic window:
- a CDS encoding glycoside hydrolase family 15, which produces MTFDFDSEIKQHLDVVRSLQKPSGVFTASAFDVDTGYDKAWLRDIYFMTMGFLETGEITVVQKAAKALLQLFVKHKDKINWAIENKPHYAWQYIHARFHPETFEEYWEEWGNSQNDAVGEVLNLLITLEQLGASVIESDDEREMVQKIIDYLVNLEYWQDDDNGIWEENMEVHASSIGSCIAALKKASEIEWLTVPALAIERGEQALRALLPRESVTKFCDLALLTLIYPFNVTTEAETVEILKNVEYHLVRDKGVIRYKTDRYYNNNIDGWSEEAEWCFGLSWLAIIYAERGEKEKAYYWLRRAKGAVTPEGTVPELYYSNTTTYNHNTPLGWSESMYVVALQKVKELDEK; this is translated from the coding sequence ATGACCTTTGATTTTGATAGCGAAATAAAACAACATCTCGATGTGGTTCGCAGCTTGCAGAAGCCGTCGGGTGTGTTTACTGCCTCAGCTTTTGACGTCGATACTGGCTACGATAAAGCCTGGCTTCGTGATATCTACTTCATGACTATGGGCTTTCTTGAGACAGGAGAAATCACCGTAGTGCAAAAGGCGGCCAAGGCCCTCCTGCAACTCTTTGTGAAGCATAAGGACAAGATTAATTGGGCAATCGAGAATAAACCGCATTACGCGTGGCAGTACATTCATGCCCGCTTCCATCCAGAGACGTTTGAAGAATACTGGGAGGAGTGGGGGAATAGCCAGAATGATGCTGTCGGTGAGGTGTTGAATTTGCTTATTACACTCGAACAACTCGGCGCATCGGTGATTGAGTCTGATGATGAGCGAGAGATGGTGCAGAAGATTATCGATTACTTGGTGAATCTTGAGTATTGGCAGGATGATGATAACGGTATTTGGGAAGAAAATATGGAAGTGCACGCATCATCGATTGGATCATGTATTGCTGCTCTTAAGAAGGCGAGCGAAATTGAGTGGCTTACAGTACCAGCGCTTGCGATTGAACGTGGTGAGCAGGCCCTGCGCGCACTGCTACCGCGAGAGTCAGTGACGAAGTTTTGCGACCTTGCCCTTCTGACACTCATATATCCGTTTAATGTCACCACTGAAGCGGAGACGGTGGAAATTCTCAAGAATGTTGAGTATCACCTGGTGCGTGATAAGGGAGTGATTCGCTACAAAACAGACCGTTACTACAACAACAATATTGACGGGTGGAGTGAAGAGGCTGAATGGTGTTTTGGTCTCTCGTGGCTCGCGATTATTTATGCCGAGCGCGGAGAAAAAGAAAAAGCATACTACTGGCTTCGTCGCGCAAAGGGCGCGGTTACGCCAGAAGGTACTGTGCCAGAGCTCTACTATTCAAATACCACTACCTATAATCACAACACACCATTGGGTTGGTCCGAAAGTATGTATGTAGTCGCGCTACAGAAAGTGAAGGAATTGGATGAGAAGTAA
- a CDS encoding ABC-F family ATP-binding cassette domain-containing protein produces the protein MSRNDGLIVFKDVSFEHDATKPILKAANFVVRRGAKLTLMGQNGAGKSTIFGMISGKLQPDEGDINLQPRTTIAISRQIIPRSELELTVRAFFEKCFTEKVYDIDPRIDAVLEIVNLTPTEKAKETFKDRIVGSFSGGQQARLLLASALIQNPDVLLLDEPTNNLDVAGIEHLTTFLKEYNKTVIVISHDADFLNSFTQGVLYLNTQNRQVEQYNGNYHAVVREIAARVEKEKRQNAQMAKQIQADKDKINYFAAKGGKMRLVAKKMRAEIEEAEENKVDVRREDKAIRPFTIDPHADIPLEVLKLTEVTVIKNHEPKQAECDIILKRGEHLQIVGPNGIGKTTLLESLAGGHATGEHIAPGVKIGYYRQDFSNLDFDKTVFETLMASMKKKLEEEMRSIAAGFLLFGDVMRSKVGDLSEGQKGLVAFAKLKMEEPGLLILDEPTNHINFRHIPVIAEALHDYKGAMILVSHVPDFVEKIHIDQVLDLSKLKPKK, from the coding sequence ATGTCAAGAAATGATGGACTTATAGTTTTTAAGGATGTGTCGTTTGAGCACGATGCGACCAAGCCGATTCTTAAAGCGGCTAATTTTGTGGTGCGCCGTGGCGCCAAGCTCACGCTCATGGGGCAAAATGGAGCTGGAAAATCAACCATTTTCGGTATGATTTCCGGCAAGCTCCAGCCAGACGAGGGAGATATTAATTTGCAGCCGCGTACAACGATTGCGATTTCTCGTCAGATTATTCCCCGCAGTGAACTCGAGCTCACCGTTCGTGCGTTTTTCGAGAAGTGTTTTACGGAAAAGGTGTACGATATCGACCCGCGCATTGATGCGGTTCTGGAGATTGTAAATCTTACTCCGACTGAAAAAGCAAAGGAGACATTTAAGGACCGCATTGTTGGGAGCTTCTCTGGCGGACAGCAGGCGCGTCTGCTTTTGGCGTCGGCGCTCATTCAAAATCCTGACGTTCTCCTGCTCGACGAGCCAACCAACAATCTCGATGTAGCAGGTATCGAGCATCTCACTACGTTCCTTAAGGAATACAACAAAACCGTGATTGTCATTTCTCACGATGCTGATTTCTTGAACTCATTTACCCAAGGCGTTCTTTATCTCAACACCCAGAATCGTCAGGTGGAACAATACAACGGCAACTACCATGCGGTAGTACGTGAGATTGCGGCGCGGGTAGAAAAGGAAAAGCGCCAGAATGCGCAGATGGCCAAGCAGATTCAGGCGGACAAAGACAAGATCAACTACTTCGCCGCTAAGGGAGGAAAGATGCGCTTAGTTGCCAAGAAGATGCGCGCAGAGATTGAAGAGGCAGAAGAAAATAAAGTAGATGTGCGTCGTGAAGATAAGGCGATTCGTCCGTTTACGATTGATCCACACGCTGATATTCCACTTGAAGTACTCAAGCTTACTGAAGTCACCGTGATTAAAAATCATGAACCTAAGCAAGCCGAGTGCGACATTATCTTGAAGCGCGGTGAACACTTGCAGATTGTTGGTCCAAACGGTATCGGCAAGACAACGCTCCTTGAAAGCTTGGCTGGTGGTCACGCCACTGGTGAGCATATTGCTCCGGGGGTAAAGATTGGCTACTACCGACAAGACTTCTCAAACCTCGATTTTGATAAGACGGTCTTTGAGACGCTCATGGCTTCGATGAAGAAAAAGCTCGAAGAAGAAATGCGTAGCATAGCCGCTGGCTTCCTTCTTTTTGGCGATGTGATGCGCAGCAAGGTGGGAGATCTCTCAGAAGGACAGAAGGGCTTGGTGGCATTTGCCAAACTCAAGATGGAAGAGCCAGGGCTCCTCATTCTCGACGAGCCAACCAACCATATCAACTTCCGCCATATTCCAGTGATTGCTGAAGCGCTTCATGATTACAAAGGTGCAATGATTCTGGTGTCTCACGTGCCAGACTTTGTCGAAAAGATTCACATCGATCAGGTGTTGGATTTGAGTAAGTTGAAACCGAAGAAGTGA
- a CDS encoding DUF1905 domain-containing protein, producing MTSKIYTLQVRLWMYPGEFANWYFVTVPKKMSTEIKEGFGKYARGFGSLPVAVTVGKTAWETSIFPDTRSGTYLLPIKAKVRKEEALFADDVIAVSFKVRQ from the coding sequence ATGACCAGTAAGATATATACCCTGCAAGTCAGGCTGTGGATGTATCCTGGCGAGTTTGCCAACTGGTATTTTGTGACGGTGCCTAAAAAAATGAGCACCGAAATCAAAGAGGGTTTTGGTAAGTACGCGCGAGGTTTTGGTTCATTGCCTGTTGCGGTGACTGTTGGCAAGACCGCCTGGGAAACTTCCATCTTCCCTGATACACGTTCCGGAACATACCTTTTGCCAATTAAAGCTAAGGTGCGTAAAGAAGAGGCGTTATTTGCGGATGATGTAATTGCCGTTTCGTTTAAAGTGCGTCAGTGA
- the fusA gene encoding elongation factor G, translating to MAREFPLEKLRNFGIVAHVDAGKTTTSERVLFYTGMSHKIGEVHDGATVTDWMEQERERGITITAAAISCNWSKTMEEDRKDKSKMFTFNIIDTPGHIDFTAEVKRSMRVLDGAVVVFDGAAGVEPQTETNWGYADEANVPRLCFVNKMDKLGADYDASIKSIHERLSPKAVRIQLPIGAEDTMSGVVDLIQMKAYRFGGEMGMQVTEEEVPADMLEAAQKWRGEMIEAIVAHDDALMEAYLGGEEPTVEQLKTTLRKAVIACEIFPVLAGTALRNIGVQLVLDAVVDYLPSPLDLPPVHGVDPKDEETVIERHPSDEEPFAALAFKLQDDKFVGQLAFFRVYSGVVKAGSYIVNSSTGNKERVGRIVRLMADKRTEVEEVYAGEIAAMVGLKEVKTSHTLCDVDKPIILEQITFPEPVVAVRVEPKTKNDQEKMGVALKRLADEDPTFKVSTDEETLETIIAGMGELHLEIIVDRMKREFGVEANIGAPQVAYRETIQGEAEAEHKYIKQSGGRGQYGHVKIRIKPLQPLAVGADGEVEKVAKNITREDHFEFINNIKGGVIPGEYIPAVMKGAKEAMSRGFVAGYKMEDVSVELFDGSYHDVDSSEIAFKLAGINAFKDAAKKANAVILEPIMKVEVRTPEEYMGDINGNISSKRGQVEGTEEMGGKTIVHAKVPLSEMFGYTNTLRSMTQGRASMTMEFDHYEVVPPNVAADIKKARGISDEA from the coding sequence ATGGCACGAGAATTTCCACTCGAAAAACTACGTAACTTCGGTATCGTAGCGCACGTAGACGCCGGAAAGACAACGACGTCTGAGCGTGTACTTTTCTACACAGGTATGAGTCACAAGATCGGTGAGGTGCACGATGGTGCAACCGTTACTGACTGGATGGAGCAGGAACGCGAACGCGGTATTACCATTACTGCAGCGGCGATTTCTTGTAACTGGTCTAAGACCATGGAAGAAGACCGAAAGGATAAGTCAAAGATGTTCACGTTTAACATCATCGACACTCCTGGTCACATCGACTTCACGGCTGAGGTAAAGCGCTCAATGCGTGTACTTGACGGAGCCGTAGTGGTATTTGATGGTGCTGCTGGTGTGGAACCACAGACTGAAACTAACTGGGGATATGCTGATGAAGCTAATGTGCCACGTCTTTGTTTCGTTAATAAAATGGACAAGCTTGGTGCAGACTATGATGCTTCAATTAAGTCAATCCACGAACGTCTTTCACCAAAGGCAGTGCGTATCCAGCTTCCGATTGGTGCTGAAGATACCATGTCTGGTGTAGTCGACCTTATTCAGATGAAGGCGTATCGCTTTGGTGGGGAAATGGGCATGCAGGTGACTGAAGAAGAAGTGCCGGCAGACATGCTCGAAGCAGCGCAGAAGTGGCGCGGTGAAATGATTGAAGCGATTGTGGCGCATGACGACGCGCTTATGGAAGCGTACCTCGGTGGCGAAGAGCCAACCGTAGAGCAGCTCAAGACAACGCTCCGCAAAGCCGTGATTGCGTGTGAAATTTTCCCAGTGCTTGCTGGTACAGCACTTCGTAATATTGGTGTGCAGCTCGTACTCGACGCGGTGGTAGACTACCTCCCATCACCGCTTGATTTGCCTCCAGTGCATGGCGTTGATCCAAAGGATGAAGAAACAGTGATTGAGCGTCATCCGTCTGATGAAGAGCCGTTTGCTGCGCTTGCGTTTAAGCTTCAGGACGATAAGTTCGTTGGACAGCTCGCGTTTTTCCGCGTGTACTCAGGTGTGGTGAAGGCGGGTTCATACATCGTGAACTCATCAACCGGCAACAAAGAGCGTGTTGGTCGTATTGTGCGACTTATGGCTGACAAGCGTACTGAAGTAGAAGAAGTGTACGCCGGAGAAATTGCTGCGATGGTAGGTCTTAAGGAAGTGAAGACATCACACACACTCTGTGATGTAGACAAGCCAATCATTCTTGAGCAGATCACCTTCCCAGAACCAGTGGTAGCAGTGCGCGTAGAACCAAAGACTAAGAATGACCAGGAGAAGATGGGTGTCGCACTTAAGCGTCTCGCTGATGAAGACCCAACTTTCAAGGTGTCGACTGACGAAGAAACCCTCGAAACCATTATTGCAGGTATGGGTGAACTCCACCTCGAAATTATCGTTGATCGTATGAAGCGAGAGTTCGGTGTTGAGGCTAACATTGGCGCACCACAGGTGGCCTACCGCGAAACCATTCAGGGTGAAGCGGAAGCAGAGCACAAGTACATCAAGCAGTCTGGCGGTCGTGGTCAGTACGGACACGTTAAGATCCGTATCAAGCCACTTCAGCCACTTGCAGTTGGCGCTGACGGTGAAGTAGAAAAAGTGGCTAAGAACATCACTCGTGAAGACCACTTCGAATTCATCAACAACATCAAGGGAGGTGTGATTCCAGGTGAATACATCCCAGCGGTGATGAAGGGAGCAAAGGAAGCAATGAGTCGTGGTTTCGTTGCTGGCTACAAGATGGAAGATGTGTCCGTAGAACTCTTCGATGGTAGCTACCACGATGTTGACTCATCAGAAATTGCCTTCAAGCTTGCCGGTATCAACGCCTTCAAGGATGCAGCGAAGAAAGCAAATGCAGTTATCCTCGAACCAATCATGAAGGTAGAGGTGCGTACACCAGAAGAGTACATGGGAGACATCAATGGAAACATCTCTTCAAAGCGTGGTCAGGTAGAAGGAACAGAAGAAATGGGTGGAAAGACAATCGTGCATGCGAAAGTACCACTTTCAGAAATGTTCGGGTACACCAACACCCTTCGTTCAATGACCCAGGGTCGCGCTTCAATGACTATGGAATTCGACCACTACGAAGTAGTACCACCAAACGTAGCGGCCGATATCAAGAAGGCCCGAGGAATTTCAGACGAAGCTTAA